In one Alphaproteobacteria bacterium genomic region, the following are encoded:
- a CDS encoding ribonuclease D gives MSIHLHKGDLPADVDFGAAVAIDTETQGLNPLRDRLCVAQLSAGDGTSHLVQFAPGEYDAPNLKRLLADESVLKILHFARFDVAICRQWLGVTMGPIYCTKIASKLVRTYTDRHSLSTLAKELLGIDMSKQQQSSDWAASELSPAQQEYAASDVLYLHQIKDRLDTMLAREGRTDIAQACFDFLPTRAELDLKGWADTDIFAHS, from the coding sequence TTGAGCATCCATCTGCACAAGGGCGACCTGCCCGCCGACGTTGATTTCGGCGCGGCCGTGGCGATCGACACTGAAACCCAGGGCCTCAACCCGTTGCGCGACCGGCTGTGCGTCGCCCAGCTTTCCGCCGGAGACGGGACGAGCCACCTGGTTCAGTTCGCACCGGGGGAATACGACGCGCCGAACCTGAAGCGTTTGCTGGCCGATGAGTCGGTTCTGAAGATTCTGCACTTCGCGCGGTTCGATGTGGCGATCTGCCGGCAATGGCTCGGCGTTACCATGGGGCCGATCTATTGCACGAAGATCGCTTCCAAGCTGGTCCGGACCTATACGGACCGCCATTCGCTTTCCACCCTTGCGAAGGAACTGCTGGGCATCGATATGTCCAAGCAGCAGCAGTCTTCGGACTGGGCCGCGTCGGAACTGAGCCCGGCACAGCAGGAATATGCCGCCTCCGACGTCCTGTATCTGCACCAGATCAAGGACCGGCTGGATACGATGCTGGCCCGCGAGGGCAGAACGGACATTGCTCAGGCCTGTTTCGACTTTCTGCCGACCCGGGCCGAACTGGACCTGAAGGGCTGGGCCGACACCGACATTTTCGCGCATTCCTGA
- the lptC gene encoding LPS export ABC transporter periplasmic protein LptC, which yields MASTDTRPGDPPPKMRGEGIPLSVGQRRHSRGYGKVVSWLKIMLPTLAVVLIGLVAIWPYLEDEGRRITDTLTNAGQLISEQLEVNQASYSGVSEDGQRYTVTAETVRQQSVDAMMVAFTQPRADISLTDGSWALVTAESGTLDRETNVLELNTTVNLFHDQGYEFRTESATFDLMGGSAYGFDPVFGQGPFGYLQAEGFQAVNRGERVQLTGKSKVVIYGTD from the coding sequence ATGGCAAGTACCGACACCAGACCCGGAGACCCGCCGCCCAAAATGCGCGGCGAAGGTATTCCGCTGTCTGTCGGGCAGCGCCGTCACAGCCGAGGCTATGGCAAAGTCGTCAGCTGGCTGAAAATCATGCTGCCGACCCTGGCAGTGGTACTGATCGGCCTTGTCGCCATCTGGCCCTATCTAGAGGATGAGGGACGGCGCATCACCGATACCCTGACCAATGCCGGCCAGCTGATCTCCGAGCAACTGGAAGTCAACCAGGCCAGCTATTCCGGGGTCAGCGAGGACGGACAGCGCTATACGGTAACGGCGGAAACCGTGCGGCAGCAATCGGTCGATGCGATGATGGTTGCCTTCACCCAACCGCGCGCCGATATCAGCCTGACGGACGGTAGCTGGGCCCTTGTGACGGCGGAATCCGGTACGCTGGATCGGGAAACCAACGTTCTGGAACTGAACACGACCGTGAATTTGTTCCACGATCAGGGTTACGAATTCCGTACCGAAAGTGCGACCTTCGATCTGATGGGCGGCAGCGCCTATGGCTTCGATCCGGTTTTCGGACAGGGGCCATTCGGTTATCTCCAGGCGGAGGGATTTCAGGCCGTCAATCGCGGCGAACGTGTTCAGCTGACCGGAAAATCCAAAGTCGTCATATACGGCACCGACTGA
- a CDS encoding KpsF/GutQ family sugar-phosphate isomerase, which produces MTARETTGAKLSLATAELGTSQDHPDIAVGRAVLTTEANALTAMAAMLDEKFVAAVNILDEVAREDRESMHPPGRVIVSGMGKSGHIGRKIAATFASTGTPAQFVHPAEASHGDLGMITERDAVIALSNSGETRELSDLINHVKRFGIPLISITGKSDSTLARAATVPLILADHPEAGALGLAPTTSTTMTLALGDALAIALLERKGFTAADFRVLHPGGKLGHQLSMVGDFMHRGDEIPLVSEDSHMPDAMLTMTSKHFGCTGVVSDDGVLVGIITDGDLRRHMSPDLTTLPVTEVMTAHPVTIGPNMMAAEALKMMNGRRISAAFVVDDSERPVGIVHIHDFLRSGVA; this is translated from the coding sequence ATGACGGCCCGTGAAACCACCGGCGCGAAACTTTCCCTGGCAACCGCTGAGCTCGGCACGAGCCAGGATCATCCGGATATTGCCGTCGGACGCGCTGTCCTGACCACCGAGGCCAATGCACTGACCGCCATGGCCGCGATGCTGGACGAAAAATTCGTCGCCGCGGTGAATATCCTGGACGAGGTCGCCCGGGAAGACCGCGAAAGCATGCATCCGCCGGGACGCGTGATCGTCAGCGGCATGGGCAAGAGCGGTCATATCGGCCGCAAGATCGCCGCTACCTTCGCCTCCACCGGCACGCCGGCGCAGTTCGTCCACCCGGCCGAGGCCAGTCACGGCGACCTCGGCATGATCACCGAACGGGACGCCGTGATCGCCCTCAGCAATTCCGGGGAGACCCGGGAACTGTCCGATCTGATCAACCATGTGAAGCGCTTCGGCATTCCGCTGATTTCGATTACCGGCAAGAGCGACAGCACCCTGGCCCGCGCGGCGACGGTGCCGCTGATTCTGGCCGACCACCCGGAAGCCGGCGCCCTCGGCCTTGCGCCCACGACCTCGACGACCATGACCCTGGCGCTCGGCGACGCCCTGGCGATCGCCCTGCTGGAGCGCAAGGGGTTTACCGCCGCCGATTTTCGCGTGCTGCATCCGGGCGGCAAGCTAGGCCATCAATTGTCGATGGTCGGAGATTTCATGCACCGCGGCGACGAAATCCCGCTGGTATCCGAAGACTCCCACATGCCGGATGCCATGCTGACCATGACGTCCAAGCATTTCGGCTGCACCGGCGTTGTGTCGGATGACGGCGTCCTGGTCGGGATCATCACCGACGGCGATTTACGCCGCCACATGTCCCCCGACCTGACGACCCTGCCGGTCACGGAGGTCATGACGGCCCATCCGGTGACGATCGGTCCGAACATGATGGCCGCCGAGGCCCTGAAGATGATGAACGGCCGCCGGATTTCCGCCGCATTCGTGGTCGACGATTCCGAACGTCCGGTCGGGATCGTGCATATCCACGATTTCCTGCGCTCCGGGGTTGCCTGA
- a CDS encoding undecaprenyl-diphosphate phosphatase: protein MLLHHILALAAVQGITEFLPISSSGHLILAGRFMEWPDQGLAVDVAVHIGSLFAVCLYFWRDMWQITLGVGRIATGRGGPQARLIGNIVVATIPIVIAGYFLKDQVETLFRTMEIIGWTTLGFGILLWLADRVGMTIRRVEHIAWPTALTIGLAQILALVPGTSRSGITMTAARFLGMEREDAARFSMLISIPTILAAGLLKGYDVYLAGDLSMTADLGIAAALSFITALISIALMMAWLRRAGFGPFVLYRIALGSGLLYWVYWGSAAG, encoded by the coding sequence GTGCTACTCCACCATATCTTGGCACTCGCGGCAGTGCAGGGAATCACCGAATTCCTGCCGATCAGTTCCTCCGGCCATCTGATTCTGGCCGGCCGGTTCATGGAATGGCCGGATCAGGGCCTGGCCGTGGACGTCGCCGTGCATATCGGAAGCCTGTTCGCCGTCTGCCTGTATTTCTGGCGCGACATGTGGCAAATCACCCTGGGCGTGGGCCGGATCGCGACCGGACGTGGCGGTCCGCAGGCCCGTTTGATCGGCAACATTGTCGTCGCCACGATACCGATCGTGATCGCCGGCTACTTCCTGAAGGACCAGGTCGAAACCCTGTTCCGAACCATGGAAATCATCGGCTGGACCACCCTGGGGTTCGGAATTCTGTTATGGCTGGCCGATCGGGTCGGCATGACCATCCGCCGGGTCGAGCATATCGCATGGCCGACGGCCCTGACCATCGGCCTGGCCCAGATCCTGGCCCTGGTTCCCGGCACCAGTCGCTCCGGCATCACCATGACGGCGGCCCGCTTCCTGGGCATGGAACGCGAGGATGCGGCCCGATTTTCAATGCTGATTTCGATTCCGACCATTCTGGCGGCCGGGCTGCTGAAGGGCTATGATGTCTATCTGGCCGGCGATCTGTCCATGACGGCGGATCTGGGCATCGCCGCCGCCCTGTCCTTCATCACCGCGCTGATCTCCATTGCGCTGATGATGGCCTGGCTGCGCCGCGCGGGATTCGGCCCATTCGTGCTGTACCGCATCGCCCTGGGCAGCGGCCTGCTCTACTGGGTTTACTGGGGTTCGGCGGCCGGCTGA
- the gltB gene encoding glutamate synthase large subunit produces the protein MSDMKNDSWVEQYRADAERLAREGMYLPQTETANCGVGMVAAIDGKPRREVVLRAIEALKVLWHRGAVDADGKTGDGAGIHVQIPQDFFKEHVQRTGHQLGKGRLAVGMVFLPRTDLMRQERTRQIIESEILRMGHRIYGWRQVPVDISVIGEKANATRPEIEQIMVENARDVKVAQFEADLYVIRRRIEKAVLAENITEAYICSLSCRSVIYKGLFLAEQLTSFYPDLEDERFTSNFAIYHQRYSTNTFPSWPLAQPFRVLAHNGEINTITGNTNWMKSHETKLDDPQLGPYVDDIKPIVQPGSSDSASLDAVFEVLARTHRELPEVKSLLIPEAWEQSKTIPQAHRDFYQYANGVMEPWDGPAAICAYGGRWALAGMDRNGLRPLRYVVTGDGLLVVGSETGMVKVDETTVVEKGRLGPGQMIAVDLSEGRLCHDRELKDHVAALSPFGEWVKGITNLSELDGSGTGSCGEMPKDELRRRMVANGWSMEDLELILQPMAEGGKEATGSMGDDTPVAVLSDSYRGMHHYFRQNFSQVTNPPIDSLRERYVMSLATRLGNLGNILEEDARQLEIVQLPSPVLLDGDYQALRRHLGDVAVEIDCTFPVDDNPSALRDAVHAIQTQAEDAVREGAQHLILDDSGTTPDRAAIPMILAAGAVHTHLVRADLRTFASLIARTSEALDTHSFAVLIGVGTTAVVPYLAQEAIADRHRRNLLPGLSLEDAVANFQKSIEDGLLKIMSKMGISIISSYRGGYNFEAVGLSRSLVAEFFPGLPSRISGVGLTGLRENVLDRHRPAYDEAVAALPVGGFYRYRRGGEAHAWEGNLIHTLQTAVGSDSYAVYRRYAEQVAKLPPISLRDLMDFKYDGPAAPIDEVESITEIRKRLVAPGISLGALSPIAHETLSIAMNRIGAKSDSGEGGEDPARYKPKENGDNASSAIKQVASGRFGVTAEYLNNCREIEIKMAQGAKPGEGGQLPGFKVSGIIAKLRHSTPGVTLISPPPHHDIYSIEDLAQLIYDLKQINPEARVCVKLVSKAGIGTVAAGVAKAHADTILISGHSGGTGASPQTSIKYAGLPWEMGLAEAHQVLTLNGLRHRVRLRVDGGIKTGRDVVTAAILGADEFGIGTASLVAMGCIMVRQCHSNTCPVGVCTQDERLIDKFTGSPEKVMNLFSFIAEEVREILSRLGSRTLAEIVGRTDLLAQVSRGASHLDDLDLNPLLAQPGMQRANHKADAEGRNEVPETLDALMIQDAENLFRDREKMQLQYNIRNTYRAIGTKISSKITRTFGMKTLKPGHLTVRMRGSAGQSLGAFAVQGLKLEVLGDANDYVGKGLSGGEIVIRPITTSPLESNRNAIIGNTCLYGATDGRLFAAGMAGDRFAVRNSGAYSVVEGIGSNGCEYMTGGRVCILGEVGANFAAGMTGGMAFIYDPDDRLSLHLNPESVGVYALETDYWAEECRRMLVDHVAATHSKWADGLLHDWDITRRSIKHVVPHEILKMLDNPLSADQPAAVPAE, from the coding sequence ATGTCCGACATGAAAAATGACAGCTGGGTCGAACAATATCGCGCCGACGCCGAACGTCTGGCCAGGGAAGGCATGTATCTGCCGCAGACGGAGACGGCGAATTGCGGCGTCGGCATGGTGGCGGCCATCGACGGCAAGCCGCGGCGTGAGGTCGTGTTGCGCGCCATCGAGGCGCTGAAGGTTCTGTGGCATCGCGGCGCAGTCGACGCGGACGGCAAGACCGGCGACGGAGCGGGCATCCATGTCCAGATCCCGCAGGACTTCTTCAAGGAGCACGTTCAGCGCACCGGCCATCAGCTCGGCAAGGGCCGTCTGGCCGTCGGCATGGTCTTCCTGCCGCGCACGGACCTGATGCGTCAGGAGCGCACACGCCAGATCATCGAAAGCGAAATCCTGCGCATGGGCCACCGAATCTATGGCTGGCGCCAGGTGCCGGTGGATATCTCTGTCATCGGCGAAAAGGCCAACGCTACCCGGCCGGAAATCGAGCAGATCATGGTCGAGAACGCCCGCGACGTGAAGGTCGCGCAGTTCGAGGCCGATCTTTACGTCATCCGCCGCCGGATCGAGAAGGCGGTTCTGGCCGAGAACATTACCGAAGCCTATATCTGTTCGCTTTCCTGCCGGTCGGTGATCTACAAGGGCCTGTTCCTGGCGGAACAGCTCACCTCCTTCTATCCGGATCTGGAGGATGAGCGGTTCACGTCGAACTTCGCGATCTACCATCAGCGCTACTCGACCAACACCTTCCCCAGCTGGCCGCTGGCCCAGCCCTTCCGGGTTCTGGCCCATAACGGTGAGATCAATACGATCACCGGCAATACCAACTGGATGAAGAGCCACGAGACCAAGCTCGACGATCCGCAACTCGGCCCCTATGTCGACGATATCAAGCCGATCGTGCAGCCCGGCAGTTCCGACAGCGCATCCCTGGACGCCGTCTTCGAAGTCCTGGCCCGCACCCATCGCGAACTGCCGGAAGTGAAGTCGCTGCTGATCCCGGAAGCCTGGGAGCAGTCGAAGACCATTCCGCAGGCCCATCGCGACTTCTATCAATATGCCAATGGCGTCATGGAGCCCTGGGACGGACCGGCGGCGATCTGCGCCTATGGCGGCCGCTGGGCACTGGCGGGAATGGACCGGAACGGTCTGCGCCCGCTGCGCTATGTCGTCACCGGCGACGGGCTGCTGGTGGTCGGGTCGGAAACCGGCATGGTCAAGGTCGATGAGACGACCGTGGTCGAGAAGGGCCGTCTGGGGCCGGGTCAGATGATAGCCGTCGACCTCAGCGAAGGCCGTCTGTGCCACGACCGCGAGTTGAAGGATCATGTCGCGGCGCTGAGCCCGTTCGGCGAATGGGTCAAGGGCATCACCAATCTGTCCGAACTGGACGGCTCCGGGACCGGCAGCTGTGGTGAGATGCCGAAGGACGAGTTGCGCCGGCGCATGGTTGCCAACGGTTGGTCGATGGAGGATCTGGAACTGATCCTGCAGCCGATGGCCGAAGGCGGAAAGGAAGCCACCGGCTCCATGGGGGACGATACGCCGGTCGCGGTTCTGTCCGACAGTTATCGTGGCATGCATCATTATTTCCGTCAGAACTTCAGTCAGGTGACCAACCCGCCGATCGACAGCCTGCGCGAACGCTATGTCATGTCGCTGGCAACGCGCCTCGGCAATCTGGGCAACATCCTGGAGGAAGACGCGCGCCAGCTGGAAATCGTGCAACTGCCGTCACCGGTTCTGCTGGACGGCGATTATCAGGCTCTCCGCCGTCATCTGGGCGATGTGGCGGTCGAGATCGACTGCACCTTCCCCGTCGACGACAACCCGTCGGCCCTGCGTGACGCGGTACACGCCATCCAGACGCAGGCTGAAGACGCCGTCCGGGAAGGCGCGCAGCATCTGATTCTGGATGATTCCGGGACCACGCCGGACCGGGCCGCGATCCCGATGATCCTGGCGGCCGGCGCGGTGCATACACATCTGGTACGCGCCGATCTGCGGACCTTTGCCAGCCTGATCGCGCGGACGTCCGAAGCGCTGGATACGCATTCCTTCGCGGTCCTGATCGGGGTCGGAACCACGGCCGTCGTGCCCTACCTGGCGCAAGAAGCCATCGCCGACAGGCACCGCCGCAATCTGCTGCCGGGCCTGTCGCTTGAGGACGCGGTCGCGAATTTCCAGAAGTCCATCGAGGACGGGCTGCTGAAGATCATGTCCAAGATGGGCATTTCGATCATCAGCTCCTATCGAGGCGGCTACAATTTCGAGGCGGTCGGCCTCAGCCGGTCCCTGGTCGCGGAATTCTTCCCGGGCCTGCCCAGCCGGATTTCGGGTGTCGGCCTGACCGGCCTGCGGGAAAACGTTCTGGACCGGCACCGCCCCGCCTATGACGAGGCGGTCGCGGCCCTGCCGGTCGGCGGGTTCTACCGCTATCGTCGCGGCGGTGAGGCCCATGCCTGGGAAGGCAACCTGATCCACACGCTGCAGACCGCCGTCGGCTCGGATTCCTATGCGGTCTATCGGCGCTATGCGGAGCAGGTGGCCAAGCTGCCGCCGATCAGCCTGCGCGATCTGATGGACTTCAAATATGACGGTCCGGCCGCACCGATCGACGAGGTGGAAAGCATCACCGAGATTCGCAAGCGCCTGGTCGCGCCGGGGATTTCGCTGGGTGCCCTGTCGCCGATCGCGCATGAGACCCTTTCCATCGCCATGAACCGCATCGGCGCCAAGTCCGACAGCGGCGAAGGCGGCGAGGATCCGGCCCGCTACAAGCCCAAGGAAAACGGCGACAATGCGTCTTCGGCGATCAAGCAGGTCGCATCGGGACGCTTCGGTGTGACGGCGGAGTATCTGAACAATTGCCGTGAGATCGAGATCAAGATGGCGCAGGGCGCAAAGCCCGGCGAAGGCGGACAACTGCCGGGGTTCAAGGTGTCCGGCATCATCGCCAAGCTGCGGCATTCGACGCCGGGCGTGACTTTGATCAGCCCGCCGCCGCATCACGACATCTATTCGATCGAGGATCTGGCCCAGCTGATCTACGACCTGAAGCAGATCAACCCGGAAGCGCGTGTCTGCGTGAAGCTGGTTTCCAAGGCGGGTATCGGCACGGTCGCGGCTGGGGTCGCCAAGGCCCATGCGGACACGATCCTGATTTCCGGCCATTCCGGCGGCACCGGCGCGTCGCCTCAGACCTCGATCAAGTATGCCGGTCTGCCCTGGGAAATGGGCCTGGCGGAGGCGCATCAGGTGTTGACCCTCAACGGTCTGCGCCACCGGGTGCGTCTGCGCGTCGATGGGGGAATCAAGACCGGCCGGGACGTGGTCACCGCCGCCATCCTGGGCGCCGATGAATTCGGCATCGGTACGGCCAGCCTGGTCGCCATGGGCTGTATCATGGTGCGTCAGTGCCATTCGAACACCTGTCCGGTCGGTGTCTGCACGCAGGATGAACGCCTGATCGACAAGTTCACCGGCTCTCCGGAAAAGGTGATGAACCTGTTCAGCTTCATCGCCGAGGAAGTGCGTGAAATCCTGTCCCGGTTGGGATCGCGGACCCTGGCGGAAATTGTCGGACGGACCGATCTGCTGGCCCAGGTCAGCCGCGGCGCATCCCATCTGGACGATCTGGATCTGAACCCGCTTCTGGCCCAGCCCGGCATGCAGCGCGCCAACCACAAGGCGGATGCCGAAGGTCGGAACGAGGTCCCGGAAACACTGGATGCGTTGATGATTCAGGATGCGGAGAACCTGTTCCGCGACCGGGAGAAGATGCAGCTTCAGTACAATATCCGGAATACCTATCGCGCCATCGGCACGAAGATTTCCTCCAAGATCACCCGGACATTCGGCATGAAGACGCTGAAGCCGGGGCATCTGACGGTGCGCATGCGTGGGTCGGCCGGTCAGTCCCTGGGCGCCTTCGCGGTGCAGGGGCTCAAGCTCGAGGTCCTTGGCGATGCCAACGATTATGTCGGCAAGGGGCTCAGCGGGGGCGAGATCGTGATCCGTCCGATCACCACCAGCCCGCTGGAAAGCAACCGCAACGCCATCATCGGCAATACCTGCCTCTATGGTGCGACCGATGGGCGGTTGTTTGCGGCCGGTATGGCGGGTGACCGCTTTGCCGTGCGCAATTCAGGGGCCTATTCGGTGGTCGAAGGCATCGGATCGAACGGGTGCGAATACATGACCGGCGGCCGGGTCTGCATTCTGGGAGAGGTCGGGGCCAACTTCGCGGCGGGCATGACCGGCGGGATGGCTTTCATCTACGACCCCGACGACAGGCTGTCGCTGCACCTGAACCCGGAATCGGTCGGGGTTTATGCCCTGGAAACCGATTACTGGGCGGAGGAATGCCGCAGGATGCTGGTCGATCACGTCGCGGCGACCCATTCGAAATGGGCCGACGGGCTGTTGCACGACTGGGACATCACGCGGCGGTCGATCAAGCATGTCGTGCCGCATGAGATCCTGAAGATGCTGGACAATCCGCTGTCCGCGGATCAGCCGGCGGCCGTACCGGCGGAATAG
- a CDS encoding complex I NDUFA9 subunit family protein gives MTPNLVTVFGGAGFIGRQVVRELAALGCRVRVACRDPERALSLKPAGDVGQITPVQANLRHEGSVRAAVKGADAVVNLVGILYESGNQRFQSVHEVGARRIAEAAKAEGITSFVQLSALGASPESTSAYAQSKAAGEAAVRSLIPEAVVVRPSVVFGPQDDFVNRFASMMRIAPALPLVGGGHTKFQPVYVGDVADAILAALTDESHKGRTFELGGPTVYSFREILELIMRETDRHVGLVPLPFDLAKVLAFFMELLPVPPMTRDQVELLKSDNVCSGDLPGLRDLGIEPKAAEIVLPTYVDIYRKGGRYSPVQPV, from the coding sequence ATGACGCCCAATCTGGTCACTGTGTTCGGCGGCGCCGGTTTCATCGGTCGTCAGGTCGTACGTGAACTGGCGGCCCTTGGCTGCCGCGTTCGTGTCGCCTGCCGTGACCCGGAGCGCGCGCTGTCGCTGAAGCCGGCCGGCGATGTCGGGCAGATCACACCGGTCCAGGCCAACCTTCGTCATGAAGGGTCCGTGCGGGCCGCCGTCAAGGGCGCCGATGCAGTCGTGAACCTTGTCGGCATTCTCTATGAAAGCGGTAATCAGCGCTTCCAGTCCGTGCATGAAGTCGGCGCGCGGCGCATTGCCGAGGCGGCGAAGGCCGAGGGCATCACGAGTTTTGTTCAGTTGTCGGCGCTGGGCGCATCGCCTGAATCGACGTCGGCCTACGCCCAATCCAAGGCTGCCGGCGAGGCAGCCGTGCGATCGTTGATCCCGGAGGCGGTCGTGGTGCGGCCCAGTGTCGTCTTCGGTCCGCAGGATGATTTCGTGAATCGTTTCGCGTCGATGATGCGCATCGCGCCGGCCCTGCCGCTGGTCGGCGGCGGACACACCAAGTTTCAGCCGGTCTATGTCGGCGATGTGGCCGACGCCATTCTGGCGGCGCTGACGGATGAATCGCACAAGGGGCGAACCTTCGAGCTTGGCGGGCCGACCGTCTATTCATTCCGGGAAATCCTGGAACTGATCATGCGCGAAACGGACCGCCATGTCGGTCTGGTGCCTCTGCCCTTCGATCTGGCAAAGGTGCTGGCCTTCTTCATGGAGCTGCTGCCGGTGCCGCCGATGACGCGGGATCAGGTCGAACTGCTGAAGTCGGACAATGTCTGCAGCGGCGACCTGCCGGGATTGCGCGATCTGGGGATCGAGCCGAAGGCGGCGGAGATCGTTCTGCCGACCTATGTCGACATTTACCGCAAGGGCGGCCGCTACAGCCCGGTACAGCCGGTGTGA
- a CDS encoding LptA/OstA family protein: MRSAFLIFGFAVLFGLASPHGAVAQDGIVSNDGDGAIEIEADDGIEWIRDLQQYRAYGNATARRSGVTIVADTLIAYYREEDGRQVIFRLDAEDNVVITSDGSEASGDKAVYHMDKKVAVLVGEDLQMVTDRGTITAEESLEYWEERRIAVARGNALVIQNERRLKAGVLTAFITDDPETGSARVTRIDATDGVHISTPTDIVTGKEGVYMVDEEKATLCGGVKITRDNNQLNGSCAVVNMTTGRSTLTGGGETGKVKGLILPTQ; the protein is encoded by the coding sequence ATGCGTTCAGCCTTCCTGATCTTCGGCTTCGCCGTCCTGTTCGGCCTTGCATCGCCGCATGGCGCCGTGGCGCAGGACGGAATCGTGTCGAACGACGGGGACGGCGCGATCGAAATCGAGGCCGATGACGGCATCGAGTGGATCCGCGACTTGCAGCAATACCGCGCCTATGGCAACGCGACCGCCCGGCGTAGCGGCGTGACCATCGTTGCCGATACGCTGATCGCCTATTACCGAGAGGAAGACGGACGTCAGGTGATCTTCCGACTGGATGCCGAAGACAACGTCGTCATCACGTCCGACGGGTCCGAGGCGTCCGGCGACAAGGCGGTCTATCACATGGACAAGAAGGTCGCGGTGCTGGTCGGCGAAGACCTGCAGATGGTCACGGATCGCGGCACGATCACGGCCGAGGAAAGTCTGGAATACTGGGAGGAGCGCCGAATCGCGGTGGCCCGGGGCAATGCGCTGGTCATTCAGAACGAACGCCGCCTGAAGGCGGGCGTGCTGACCGCGTTCATCACCGACGATCCGGAAACCGGCAGTGCCCGCGTCACCCGGATCGACGCCACGGATGGCGTTCACATCTCCACCCCGACGGACATCGTCACTGGGAAGGAAGGCGTCTACATGGTGGACGAGGAGAAGGCGACTCTGTGCGGCGGCGTCAAGATCACCCGCGACAACAACCAGTTGAACGGGTCCTGCGCCGTGGTGAACATGACCACGGGGCGCAGCACGCTGACCGGCGGCGGCGAGACCGGAAAGGTCAAGGGCCTGATCCTGCCGACGCAGTGA
- a CDS encoding NAD(P)-dependent oxidoreductase produces MTTKRMLQFVDRQQATPDKRTVEQRRADFGEIYDGYSDSGAADQAGRCSQCGVPFCQVHCPLHNNIPDWLMLTAEGRLEEAYEVSSATNTFPEVCGRICPQDRLCEGNCVIEQSGHGTVTIGAIEKYITDTAWEKGWVQPIKPLRERTESVGVIGAGPGGLAAAEQLRRRGYQVTVYDRYDRVGGLLIYGIPNFKLDKDIVLRRTEWLIQSGVTFKTNVEIGRDIAFADLRAQHDAVLIATGVYKARDLKAPGVGQENIIPAMDFLTASNRAGLGDDVPQFKDGTLHAEGKNIVVIGGGDTAMDCVRTAVRQGAKSVKCLYRRDRANMPGSQREVANAEEEGVEFVWLSQPEGFTGDGKVEGVKAQRMRLGQPDATGRRTPQPVDGAMDTHDADLAILALGFDPEDLPTLWGEAELPVTRWGTVKIDHKTKMTAMDGVFAAGDIVRGASLVVWAIRDGRDAALAIHDYIQARAVVAPAAAE; encoded by the coding sequence ATGACCACGAAACGCATGCTTCAATTCGTCGATCGGCAGCAGGCGACGCCCGACAAGCGCACCGTCGAACAGCGCCGCGCCGATTTCGGCGAAATCTATGACGGATATTCGGACTCCGGCGCCGCCGACCAGGCCGGACGCTGCAGCCAATGCGGCGTGCCCTTCTGTCAGGTGCACTGCCCGCTGCATAACAATATCCCGGACTGGCTGATGCTGACGGCGGAGGGCCGGCTGGAAGAGGCCTATGAAGTTTCCAGTGCGACCAACACCTTTCCGGAGGTGTGCGGCCGCATCTGTCCCCAGGACCGACTGTGCGAGGGCAATTGCGTCATCGAACAGTCGGGCCATGGGACGGTTACCATCGGCGCGATCGAGAAGTACATCACCGACACGGCCTGGGAGAAAGGCTGGGTGCAGCCGATCAAGCCGCTGCGCGAACGCACCGAAAGCGTCGGCGTGATCGGCGCCGGGCCGGGCGGTCTGGCCGCGGCCGAGCAGCTGCGCCGCCGCGGCTATCAAGTCACCGTATACGACCGCTATGATCGGGTCGGCGGGCTGCTGATCTACGGCATTCCGAACTTCAAACTGGACAAGGACATCGTCCTCAGACGGACGGAATGGCTGATTCAGTCCGGTGTCACGTTCAAGACGAATGTCGAAATCGGCCGCGACATCGCCTTCGCCGACCTGCGCGCGCAGCACGATGCCGTCCTGATCGCGACCGGCGTTTACAAGGCGCGCGACCTCAAGGCGCCGGGCGTCGGCCAGGAGAACATCATTCCGGCCATGGATTTCCTGACCGCGTCGAACCGCGCCGGTCTGGGAGACGATGTGCCGCAGTTCAAGGACGGAACGCTGCATGCCGAGGGCAAGAACATTGTCGTTATCGGCGGTGGTGACACGGCGATGGACTGTGTTCGCACCGCCGTCCGGCAGGGTGCGAAATCCGTGAAATGTCTCTATCGCCGTGACCGGGCCAACATGCCGGGATCGCAGCGTGAAGTGGCGAATGCGGAAGAGGAAGGCGTCGAATTCGTCTGGCTGAGCCAGCCGGAAGGGTTTACCGGCGACGGCAAGGTCGAGGGCGTGAAGGCCCAGCGCATGCGCCTGGGCCAGCCCGATGCCACGGGTCGTCGCACACCGCAGCCGGTCGATGGTGCGATGGACACCCATGATGCCGATCTGGCGATTCTGGCACTGGGATTCGATCCGGAAGACCTGCCGACCCTGTGGGGCGAGGCGGAACTGCCCGTCACCCGGTGGGGCACGGTCAAGATCGACCACAAGACGAAGATGACCGCGATGGACGGCGTGTTCGCCGCCGGCGATATCGTCCGCGGGGCGAGCCTCGTCGTCTGGGCGATCCGCGACGGGCGCGACGCCGCTCTTGCCATTCATGATTATATCCAGGCCCGCGCCGTCGTCGCGCCGGCCGCCGCCGAATAA